The proteins below are encoded in one region of Sphingobacterium sp. R2:
- a CDS encoding glutaminyl-peptide cyclotransferase — protein MKKKSYLISFMIMAVLSGCNENNHNNTSRTSNSQSGQPEESPTFTFDSIKQRYALGEDLVLKINREKKQKLDTVVYYINNKQIGQVRGNASFKYSLKHEKFGKQIIKAVVFSDGKQEENTISIDLFASAPPRLLQYSIVNIYPHDIKAYTQGLEFYGNNLIESTGNGIGPSGNKGKSSIRITNPKTGAPIKKIELDDSIFGEGATVLNGKLYQLTYKNNTAYVYDINTLALVSKLPYFQPMEGWGLTSDGKNLYMSNGSDYIYILNPHDLSKSDYIRAATNTAMVDQINEMEWVNGKIYANFYMEDVIGRIDPKTGTVEALVDLSKLREKVTQHVDLDVLNGIAYNRKSNTFFVTGKNWDKMFEVKLIE, from the coding sequence ATGAAGAAAAAATCTTATCTAATTAGTTTCATGATTATGGCCGTTTTGAGCGGCTGTAATGAAAATAATCACAATAACACCAGTAGGACTTCAAATTCCCAATCTGGACAGCCCGAAGAAAGTCCAACATTTACCTTTGACAGTATCAAACAGCGCTATGCACTGGGAGAAGATTTGGTTTTAAAAATAAATCGTGAGAAGAAGCAGAAATTAGATACTGTGGTCTATTACATCAATAATAAACAGATTGGACAAGTAAGGGGCAATGCGTCATTCAAATATTCATTAAAACATGAAAAATTTGGGAAACAGATTATTAAAGCAGTAGTGTTTAGTGATGGAAAACAAGAAGAAAATACAATAAGCATAGATTTATTCGCTTCTGCTCCTCCTCGCTTGCTCCAGTATAGCATTGTAAATATTTATCCACATGATATTAAAGCTTATACGCAAGGCTTAGAGTTTTATGGTAATAACCTAATCGAAAGCACGGGAAATGGTATTGGACCAAGTGGAAATAAAGGTAAATCGAGTATTCGCATTACAAATCCTAAAACTGGTGCACCCATCAAGAAAATTGAATTGGATGATTCAATTTTTGGCGAAGGCGCCACTGTCCTGAATGGAAAATTATATCAATTGACCTATAAAAATAATACAGCCTATGTATACGATATAAACACCCTAGCCCTTGTTAGTAAACTGCCTTACTTTCAGCCAATGGAAGGTTGGGGCCTGACTTCTGACGGCAAAAACCTATACATGTCCAATGGTTCGGATTACATCTATATACTCAATCCACATGACTTATCAAAATCGGACTATATTCGTGCCGCGACGAACACAGCTATGGTCGATCAGATCAATGAAATGGAATGGGTAAATGGAAAAATATATGCAAATTTCTATATGGAAGATGTCATTGGACGGATCGACCCTAAAACAGGCACCGTAGAGGCATTGGTGGATCTTTCCAAATTACGTGAAAAAGTAACGCAACATGTCGATTTGGATGTACTCAATGGGATCGCCTACAATCGAAAATCGAATACCTTTTTCGTGACTGGCAAAAACTGGGATAAAATGTTTGAGGTTAAGCTGATCGAATAG
- a CDS encoding DUF72 domain-containing protein — translation MEQSYFSGTSGILLPYKNRSFYPKHLEGKSRLAVYSLLFNSLEVNSSFYKIPLEETVRRWSEETADCFRFTFKLWKGITHEKELRFDPQDVVRFLSVIDGVGQKKGCLLIQLPPSCKFTSIGKLTVLLDCISQDQRSEAWKVCIEFRNDSWYREETLTLLKSYGMHVVIHDKDTRGMRLQYTDTKIIYMRLHGPDGDYRGNYSDSVLREYSTYINSWIAEAKEVYVYFNNTIGSALANLNTLTEYITASKASSL, via the coding sequence ATGGAACAATCTTATTTTTCTGGAACAAGTGGTATCCTTTTGCCATATAAAAATAGAAGTTTTTATCCCAAGCATTTAGAGGGAAAGAGCCGCCTTGCCGTATACAGCTTATTATTTAATTCTTTGGAGGTGAACAGTTCTTTCTATAAAATTCCCCTTGAAGAAACTGTTAGAAGATGGTCCGAAGAAACAGCAGACTGCTTTCGATTTACTTTTAAATTATGGAAAGGAATTACGCATGAAAAGGAACTCAGGTTTGATCCACAGGATGTAGTTAGATTTCTATCCGTTATTGATGGTGTCGGTCAAAAGAAAGGATGTCTGCTTATACAATTACCGCCCTCATGTAAATTTACTTCCATTGGAAAGCTTACTGTGCTATTGGACTGTATCAGTCAGGATCAGAGAAGTGAGGCCTGGAAGGTATGCATAGAATTTAGAAACGATTCTTGGTATAGGGAAGAAACTCTGACTCTGTTAAAATCATATGGAATGCATGTTGTTATCCATGATAAGGATACTCGTGGCATGCGTCTTCAATATACCGATACTAAAATTATCTATATGCGTCTCCATGGGCCGGATGGTGACTATCGGGGAAACTATTCAGACAGTGTACTGAGGGAATACAGTACCTATATCAATAGTTGGATCGCAGAGGCAAAAGAGGTGTATGTTTATTTTAATAATACCATTGGATCGGCACTTGCTAACTTGAATACATTGACGGAATATATCACAGCGAGCAAAGCATCATCTCTTTAA
- a CDS encoding NADH:flavin oxidoreductase gives MSIQTLFNPFEYKNLKLKNRFVMAPMTRAFSLDGIPDSAVAGYYERRAAGDVGLILTEGTVIERPSSKNLKDIPNFYGDQALNGWKNIVDAVHSKGGKIAPQIWHVGYTPMQWTPPAAFESPDTMTLADIEATIQAYAAAAKSAKDLGFDAFEIHGAHGYLIDQFFWEGMNHRTDEFGGKTIKERSKFAVEVVKAMRKAVGPDFVIILRLSQWKQQDYTAKLAPTPGAMEDWILPLTDAGVDIFHGSQRRYWEAEFEGSDLNFAGWLKKISGQPTITVGSVGLDKDFGDVFKDSEFESSPASLDELVRRYERGDFDLVAVGRALLQDPNWVKKVQAEKYNELSTFEAKSLASLS, from the coding sequence ATGAGCATACAAACACTTTTTAATCCCTTTGAATATAAGAATTTAAAATTGAAAAACCGCTTTGTCATGGCACCAATGACGAGAGCATTCTCTTTGGACGGAATTCCCGATAGCGCCGTAGCTGGTTATTATGAGCGGCGTGCTGCTGGTGATGTCGGCTTAATCTTAACAGAGGGTACAGTAATTGAAAGACCTTCTTCAAAAAATTTAAAAGACATTCCCAATTTTTATGGTGATCAAGCTTTAAATGGCTGGAAGAATATTGTTGATGCTGTGCATAGCAAAGGCGGAAAAATAGCCCCTCAAATATGGCATGTCGGTTATACCCCAATGCAATGGACGCCGCCGGCAGCATTTGAGAGTCCGGATACGATGACATTGGCTGACATAGAAGCCACCATACAGGCATACGCTGCCGCAGCCAAGTCTGCGAAAGATCTCGGCTTTGATGCTTTTGAAATCCATGGTGCCCACGGTTATTTGATCGATCAGTTTTTTTGGGAAGGAATGAATCATCGAACTGACGAATTTGGAGGAAAAACGATTAAGGAGCGTTCTAAATTTGCTGTGGAAGTTGTTAAAGCCATGCGAAAAGCTGTAGGACCGGATTTTGTGATTATCCTGAGATTATCACAATGGAAACAACAGGACTATACGGCCAAGCTTGCTCCTACCCCTGGAGCAATGGAAGATTGGATCCTACCATTGACGGATGCCGGTGTCGACATTTTCCATGGAAGCCAACGCCGTTATTGGGAAGCAGAATTTGAAGGCAGTGATTTGAATTTCGCCGGCTGGCTTAAAAAGATCTCCGGACAACCCACAATCACAGTTGGATCTGTAGGCCTTGATAAAGACTTTGGCGACGTATTTAAAGACTCCGAATTCGAATCTTCACCTGCGTCGCTAGACGAATTGGTCCGTCGGTATGAACGGGGCGACTTTGACCTTGTCGCCGTGGGAAGGGCTCTCTTACAAGATCCAAATTGGGTAAAGAAAGTACAGGCCGAAAAATACAACGAACTGTCCACTTTTGAAGCGAAAAGTTTAGCGAGCCTGTCGTAA
- a CDS encoding helix-turn-helix domain-containing protein has translation MKRTEFKSCSCAMQRSMAILGTRWKPVIIYTLRDRKARFGQLDALIENISRKVLTSSLKELEEDGVILREEYKELPPRVEYSLTEKGKALIPIMCQLAKWNESFYEEPELPELIA, from the coding sequence ATGAAAAGGACTGAATTTAAAAGCTGTTCCTGTGCGATGCAGCGCTCGATGGCAATTTTAGGTACGAGGTGGAAACCTGTCATTATTTATACACTGCGTGATCGGAAAGCCCGATTTGGTCAGCTCGATGCGTTGATAGAAAACATTTCCCGCAAGGTTCTGACCAGCTCATTAAAAGAATTGGAAGAGGATGGTGTTATTCTTAGAGAAGAATATAAGGAACTGCCACCACGCGTCGAATATTCTTTAACTGAGAAAGGTAAAGCCTTAATTCCTATTATGTGCCAATTGGCTAAATGGAACGAATCCTTTTACGAAGAACCAGAATTACCAGAATTAATAGCGTAG
- a CDS encoding GNAT family N-acetyltransferase: MKDFPQLETERLILNAITASDIPQIVDYLQDKVYSDFTSNIPYPYRKEDAEYWLKLAEEAYITRKGFTFAIRNKDKKLIGAIGLHDEGSDKAELGYWIAIPYWNKGYVTEAAKAIIDFGFNELHFNKIFATYFPHNPASGKVMEKIGMEKEALLKQHLKKDGKYYDIPLYSIFNTEK, encoded by the coding sequence ATGAAAGATTTCCCACAACTAGAAACAGAACGACTTATTCTCAATGCAATTACTGCTTCTGATATTCCGCAGATTGTCGACTATCTTCAAGATAAAGTATATTCGGACTTTACATCAAATATTCCTTATCCATACCGAAAAGAAGATGCTGAATATTGGCTTAAATTAGCAGAAGAAGCATATATCACTCGTAAAGGTTTTACATTTGCTATCAGAAATAAAGACAAAAAACTGATTGGCGCGATCGGATTACACGATGAAGGCTCGGATAAGGCTGAACTGGGATACTGGATTGCTATTCCTTATTGGAATAAGGGTTATGTCACGGAAGCAGCAAAAGCAATCATTGACTTTGGATTTAATGAACTGCATTTTAACAAGATTTTTGCGACCTACTTTCCACATAACCCCGCTTCGGGAAAGGTCATGGAAAAAATAGGCATGGAAAAAGAAGCGCTATTGAAACAGCATCTAAAAAAAGATGGAAAATATTATGATATTCCATTATACTCTATTTTCAATACCGAAAAATAA
- a CDS encoding RNA ligase family protein has protein sequence MDSTKYGRTYHFPFSPGTSSDDRFNQHYWTDIQSFHQLLYTEKLDGENNCLSQRGVFARSHAAPTTSPWTAQLREHWARLKNDLDDLEFFGENLYAVHSIEYRKLEHYYYIFAARIKDRWLSWEEVTFYASLFDLPMVPVLKLENVKDLSEQQLQRSVENLAIQPSAFGSVDAKTGHMCTMEGVVCRNVDAYPVGKFHHNVFKYVRKGHVQTDEHWTKSWRRTKMIWERRDDNGMDDSSR, from the coding sequence ATGGATTCAACAAAATATGGTCGTACCTACCATTTTCCCTTTTCTCCGGGAACAAGCAGCGACGATCGTTTTAATCAGCATTATTGGACGGATATACAATCCTTCCATCAACTGTTATATACAGAAAAATTAGATGGTGAAAACAACTGTCTTTCACAAAGGGGGGTATTTGCGCGATCTCATGCAGCCCCAACTACTTCGCCATGGACGGCTCAGCTAAGGGAACATTGGGCCAGATTAAAAAATGATCTGGATGATTTGGAGTTTTTTGGTGAAAATCTTTATGCTGTACATTCAATCGAATATCGGAAACTAGAGCACTATTACTATATTTTCGCTGCTCGAATTAAAGATCGATGGCTTTCTTGGGAAGAAGTTACATTTTACGCTAGTTTATTTGATTTGCCCATGGTACCTGTTTTAAAACTCGAAAATGTAAAGGATCTGTCAGAACAGCAACTTCAACGTTCAGTCGAAAACTTGGCCATACAGCCCTCGGCGTTCGGATCTGTTGATGCTAAAACGGGACATATGTGTACGATGGAAGGGGTGGTATGTAGGAATGTCGACGCATATCCTGTTGGGAAATTTCACCACAACGTCTTTAAATATGTGAGAAAAGGACATGTGCAGACTGATGAGCATTGGACAAAATCATGGCGCAGAACAAAAATGATTTGGGAAAGGAGGGATGATAATGGAATGGACGATAGCAGTAGATAA
- a CDS encoding AAA family ATPase, which yields MEWTIAVDKDWSTLENTFSWVKDMGKVQQDPWHHAEGNVAIHTQMVLQQLQELPEYQKLDRQKQELIWASALLHDVEKRSTTIIGSDGRISSPNHAKKGAKTTREILFRDVETPFVIREQIVSLVRYHGLPLWLMEKVDPMKSALEASLAVDMSQLKLLAEADAKGRYCRDLDTLLYALDMFELYSKEVGCWNGPRPFLTDNARFTYFNGNGNYVDYVPFDMFKSTVIVLSGLPGMGKDYHIQKMNADIPVISLDDIRRKYRIDPTDKRRNGWVIQEAKEQAKKYLRCGQDFIWNATNITAQMRQQLIDLFVGYKAYVKLLYIEKPYQVWRTQNRDREYPLPDAVLDKMLGSLDVPQLTEAHEVQYVIQ from the coding sequence ATGGAATGGACGATAGCAGTAGATAAGGACTGGTCGACCTTAGAGAATACATTCTCTTGGGTGAAGGATATGGGAAAGGTACAGCAGGATCCTTGGCATCATGCAGAAGGAAATGTAGCAATTCATACACAAATGGTTCTTCAGCAGCTTCAAGAGCTACCTGAATACCAAAAGCTGGACCGGCAAAAACAGGAGTTGATCTGGGCTTCGGCCTTGTTGCATGATGTCGAAAAAAGATCCACCACCATCATCGGATCAGATGGCCGTATCAGTTCGCCAAATCACGCTAAAAAAGGGGCGAAAACCACACGGGAGATTTTGTTTCGTGATGTGGAGACTCCTTTCGTCATACGGGAGCAAATTGTGTCTTTGGTACGCTACCATGGTTTGCCATTATGGCTTATGGAAAAAGTTGATCCAATGAAAAGTGCCCTAGAGGCTTCGCTCGCTGTAGATATGAGTCAGCTCAAACTATTGGCTGAAGCAGATGCCAAAGGTAGATATTGTCGCGATCTGGATACACTGCTTTATGCGTTGGATATGTTTGAACTGTATAGCAAGGAGGTTGGCTGCTGGAATGGGCCTCGGCCCTTTTTAACAGACAATGCTCGATTTACTTATTTTAATGGAAATGGCAACTACGTCGATTATGTTCCTTTTGATATGTTTAAATCTACAGTAATCGTGCTTTCAGGGCTGCCAGGGATGGGTAAAGACTATCATATTCAAAAAATGAATGCAGATATCCCCGTTATTAGCCTGGATGATATCAGACGCAAATATCGAATTGATCCCACTGATAAAAGGAGAAATGGATGGGTCATACAAGAAGCAAAAGAACAGGCAAAAAAATATTTGCGCTGTGGACAAGATTTTATCTGGAATGCCACGAATATAACTGCCCAAATGCGTCAGCAGCTGATCGATCTTTTTGTTGGCTACAAAGCCTATGTTAAATTATTGTATATCGAAAAACCCTATCAGGTATGGCGAACACAGAATAGAGATCGAGAATATCCATTACCTGATGCAGTCTTAGATAAAATGCTCGGTAGTTTGGATGTTCCTCAGCTCACAGAAGCTCACGAAGTTCAGTATGTCATACAGTAA
- a CDS encoding DUF1080 domain-containing protein, giving the protein MRRNTLFKSVLVAAMVSNVVLAYAQAGKSNDKGWTNLFDGKTLNGWKTVGGKAPYSIEGDAIVGRMTKGTPNSFLITEKEYGDFILELDIKLEGKETNSGIQTRSHLDPKANDGRGRVYGRQVEIDPSGRAWTGGIYDEARRGWIYPLDLNENAKKAYKAEQFNHIRIEAIGDELRTWVNDIPVSYVVDTIDRTGFIGLQVHSIPAQLDGKKVYFKNVKIKTTDLKPKGFPKDVYIVNLKPNEVVDAEKKKGVKLLFDGKTNKGWRSIHSDKFPERGWEVKDGQMTVLKSDGGESTNGGDIVTKDKYAVFDLSFEFKLSPGANSGVKYFVTLKEKSKGSAIGLEYQVLDDALHPDAKLGRDGNRTLASLYDLITSNRDERARRPIGEWNRGRVVVTADNKVEHYLNGIKMLSYERGSKAFKDLVQISKYKDWENFGEAQEGFILLQDHGDRVSFRSIKINTPN; this is encoded by the coding sequence ATGAGAAGAAACACACTATTTAAATCTGTTTTAGTGGCAGCTATGGTCAGCAATGTTGTATTGGCCTATGCCCAGGCAGGTAAGAGTAATGACAAAGGTTGGACAAACCTTTTTGATGGAAAGACGCTAAATGGCTGGAAAACTGTTGGAGGAAAAGCACCCTATTCTATTGAGGGAGATGCTATTGTTGGGCGAATGACAAAGGGTACCCCCAATTCTTTTTTAATTACTGAAAAAGAATACGGTGATTTCATATTGGAGCTTGATATTAAACTTGAAGGGAAGGAAACTAATTCAGGTATCCAGACTAGAAGCCATCTCGATCCAAAAGCCAACGATGGACGAGGGCGTGTATATGGACGACAAGTGGAGATTGACCCATCCGGGCGCGCGTGGACGGGTGGAATATATGATGAAGCACGTCGCGGATGGATTTATCCTTTAGATTTAAATGAGAATGCAAAAAAAGCATATAAAGCAGAACAATTTAATCATATCCGAATAGAGGCCATCGGCGATGAGCTGCGTACTTGGGTCAATGATATACCAGTGTCGTACGTTGTTGATACTATTGATAGAACGGGGTTTATCGGACTTCAGGTGCATAGTATTCCGGCGCAATTGGATGGAAAGAAAGTTTATTTTAAGAATGTAAAAATAAAAACAACTGATCTTAAACCAAAAGGTTTTCCTAAAGATGTATATATCGTCAATCTGAAGCCCAATGAAGTGGTGGATGCTGAAAAGAAAAAGGGTGTTAAACTCTTATTTGACGGTAAAACCAATAAAGGTTGGCGTAGCATACATAGCGATAAGTTTCCAGAACGGGGCTGGGAAGTCAAGGACGGACAAATGACTGTACTAAAATCTGACGGTGGAGAATCAACGAATGGTGGAGATATTGTCACAAAAGATAAATATGCTGTGTTTGATCTTTCATTTGAATTTAAGCTTAGTCCAGGTGCAAATAGTGGTGTGAAATATTTTGTCACCTTGAAAGAAAAATCAAAAGGATCGGCTATTGGCTTGGAATACCAAGTGCTTGATGATGCTTTGCACCCTGATGCGAAATTGGGTAGGGATGGAAACCGGACGTTGGCCTCCCTATATGACCTCATTACATCCAATCGTGATGAGCGTGCACGCAGACCGATCGGTGAATGGAATAGGGGTAGAGTTGTTGTTACAGCAGATAATAAAGTGGAACATTATTTAAATGGCATCAAAATGCTATCTTATGAACGGGGCTCCAAAGCGTTTAAAGATTTGGTTCAAATCAGCAAGTATAAAGACTGGGAGAACTTTGGCGAAGCTCAGGAAGGCTTTATTCTTTTGCAGGACCATGGAGATCGGGTCTCCTTTCGCAGTATAAAAATCAATACACCCAATTAA
- a CDS encoding Gfo/Idh/MocA family protein: MNHYLSRRSFVKHSVIAAGAVMLSDSVLGKVNLAKPNERVNLACVGLGNRAAEIIKELYKTGLCNIVALCDVDLGAKHTQEILGMFPDAPRFKDFRLMFDKMGNQIDAVSIGTPDFSHFAITMLALDLGKHVYVEKPMARTFLEVELMADKARRNPKLATQMGNQGHSEANYFQFKAWKDAGIIRDVTRIDAHMNMPRRWHGWDVNMKGFPAAEMIPETLDWDLWQMQTIGHNYNKDFVNGQWRCWYDFGMGALGDWGAHILDTAHEFLDLGLPTEVSAVKLEGYNSYFFPMSSTLKFHFPKRKKMPAVDINWYDGLDNLPPIPEGYGVSGLDPNIPPPSTGKLEPAKLNPGKIIYGKDLIFKGGSHGSTLQIIPEAKGKEMQARLPEVPTSPSNHFANFLKGCKGEEKTRSAFEIAGPLSQVFCLGVIAQRLNSKLILNTQTKEIVNDKFANALLAGPPPARGWEQYYKM, translated from the coding sequence ATGAATCATTATTTATCGCGCAGAAGCTTTGTTAAGCATTCCGTTATTGCTGCAGGAGCTGTTATGTTGTCCGACAGTGTCTTAGGAAAAGTCAATCTGGCCAAACCGAATGAACGTGTTAATCTTGCCTGCGTTGGATTAGGCAATAGGGCAGCAGAAATCATTAAAGAACTCTATAAAACTGGACTCTGTAATATCGTAGCATTATGTGACGTGGATCTTGGCGCTAAACATACACAGGAGATATTGGGTATGTTTCCTGACGCGCCCCGATTTAAGGATTTTAGGCTGATGTTTGACAAAATGGGAAATCAGATCGATGCTGTAAGTATAGGAACTCCTGATTTCTCTCATTTTGCGATAACGATGCTTGCATTGGATTTGGGTAAACACGTTTACGTGGAAAAACCAATGGCAAGAACATTCCTTGAAGTTGAGCTGATGGCAGATAAAGCTCGGAGAAATCCGAAACTTGCTACCCAAATGGGAAACCAAGGACACTCCGAAGCAAATTATTTTCAGTTTAAGGCTTGGAAAGATGCGGGCATTATTAGAGATGTTACGCGCATAGATGCGCACATGAATATGCCGCGCAGATGGCATGGCTGGGACGTGAATATGAAGGGCTTTCCTGCCGCGGAGATGATACCCGAAACGCTAGACTGGGATCTTTGGCAGATGCAGACTATTGGTCACAATTATAATAAAGATTTTGTCAATGGACAATGGCGTTGTTGGTACGATTTCGGAATGGGCGCTTTGGGCGATTGGGGGGCTCATATATTGGATACAGCACATGAATTTTTAGATTTGGGACTCCCAACCGAAGTCTCAGCGGTAAAGCTAGAGGGGTATAATTCGTATTTTTTTCCGATGTCTTCCACCTTAAAATTTCATTTTCCAAAAAGGAAAAAAATGCCTGCAGTAGATATTAATTGGTATGATGGATTAGATAATTTGCCCCCTATACCCGAAGGATATGGGGTATCCGGACTGGATCCTAATATTCCTCCGCCAAGTACAGGGAAATTAGAGCCCGCTAAATTAAATCCAGGAAAGATTATTTACGGAAAAGATCTGATATTTAAAGGTGGTTCGCACGGCAGTACGCTTCAGATTATTCCAGAAGCGAAAGGCAAAGAAATGCAGGCTCGTTTACCGGAAGTGCCAACATCACCATCCAACCACTTTGCTAATTTCTTAAAGGGTTGTAAAGGTGAAGAGAAGACGCGTTCGGCTTTTGAAATTGCAGGTCCTTTGAGCCAAGTGTTCTGTTTAGGTGTCATTGCACAGCGATTAAACAGTAAATTGATACTGAATACACAGACAAAGGAAATTGTCAATGATAAGTTTGCCAATGCACTCTTAGCTGGACCTCCACCTGCAAGAGGCTGGGAACAGTATTATAAGATGTAA